From the genome of Procambarus clarkii isolate CNS0578487 chromosome 66, FALCON_Pclarkii_2.0, whole genome shotgun sequence:
atatttcttcggcatctgtgtttagctagtttaaatctatgacctcttgttcttgaaatgaaaattgaagtgtgtgtgtgtgtgtgtgtgtgtgtgtgtgtgtgtgtgtgtgtgtgtgtgtgtgtgtgtgtgtgtgtgtgtgtgtgtgtgtgtgtgtggtgtgtggggtgtgtgtgtggtgtgtgtgtggtgtgtgtgtgtgtgtgtgtgtggtgtgtgtgtgtgtgtggtgtgtgtgtgtgtggtgtgtgtgtgtggtgtgtgtgtgtgtgtgtgtgtgtgtgtgtgtgtgtgtgtgtgtgtgtgtgtgtgtgtgtgtgtggtgtgtgtgtggtgtgtgtgtgtgtgtggtgtgtgtgtgtgtgtgtgtgtggtgtgtgtgtgtgtgtggtgtgtgtgtgtgtggtgtgtgtgtgtggtgtgtgtgtgtgtgtgtgtgtgtgtgtgtgtgtgtgtgtgtgtgtgtgtgtgtgtgtgtgtgtgtgtgtgtgtgtgtgtgtgtgtgtgtgtgtgtgtgtgtgtgtgcgcgtgtgcgcgtgtgcgcgcgcggCCTTTATATCAATTATCAAGTCATTCTTTCTTTCAGATTCCTATAGCAGTCTTCTCGTTTATGGTGTAGATTCAACTGCTCTCTTTTATCTTTCTTCAGTACAAttaaacacaccaccaccatcattttgttcatttcatttctttatcatgcaccccatacccatcccgtgggcggtggtggaaagggttatagaggcacataatgggtttagGAACTGAACCTCAGTGTTCATTTAGAAAAACAAGTGACAGTCTCGTGAAGCTAGATATACAATTGTTCCATCAACACTTATTAAATATTACTTGCTATCATCATCACTTTTATATGAACTATTATTTGTAACTCATCATTTCCAGAAGGATGCCATcttatttagttttttttttacgcTGCAGCGCTTAGACGAAGTCCAGACGAcataaggggccagattcatgaagcagttacacaagcacttacgaacgtgtacatctttcctcaatctttgacggcttttgttacatttattaaacaatttacaagcatgaaaacttcccagtcaactgttgttattgctatcaacagcctcctggtgcttgggaactcattaaatgtttaataattataaacaaagccgtcaaagattgagaaaagatgtacaggttcgtaagtgcttgcgtaactacttcgtgaatctggcccctggtgcttTACTACAGATGGAGAGGCAGCCCACCCGCTCAGTATTCAGCCCGGCACTACACATGCTGTCAAATAATGCTGGCTCTCAGGCTACTGTATAAACATTTACATATTATTTCTACCGTCACATTTTCTATTTTATTTTCTGCATACACGTCACATCTCTCGTGTACTGCACCTCCGTAATAATTAGCGGCCAACACAAACTTATACTCCGAGCTATGACGTCATAACATCACGGAATGGGGTTCTTGAGATAAATTAGTAGTCATAAAACCCTTCTTCTTACTTTTAATTCTTCGTGAATTCCCGGTCACGATGTCGTATTTTTGGGAAGAAACTCTTACAAAGCTTCGCCTCACTCTCCGGCACAACCACTTCTGACGTCACTAAACTGCTGCAGAACGGAAACATTTCGAAACGTCGACTATTACAACAAGAGCGCTACAACCAGCGAACTTGTGgcatgagcccccccccccccccacctcccgagTCATCGACAGGGAGGAGACATCGTGAGTGTTATGGTAAAAGTCTGTAAGACATCTTTTGGTGGTGAAAAGCCATCTGTGAAGTCGCTTTTAATGGCAGGAAACAATCCCATTTGTCTGTTTTAATAGCACGACCCATCAAAGAAACTATTGTTTAAGAGGGAAGGAACTTCGGTGTCAATATTTTACTGGAAATTACGTCTCACATTCGACCTGTCCGGCGGCAAGGGACGCCAAGCATCAGGCGGCAAGGGACGCCAAGCATCAGGCGGCAAGGGACGCCAAGCATCAGGCAACAAGGGTCGCCAAGCATCAGGCGGCAAGGGACGCCAAGCATCAGGCGGCAAGGGACGCCAAGCATCAGGCAACAAGGGTCGCCAAGCATCAGGCGGCAAGGGACGCCAAGCATCAGGCGGCAAGGGACGCCAAGCATCAGGCAACAAGGGACGCCAAGCATCAGGCAACAAGGGTCGCCAAGCATCAGGCGGCAAGGGACGCCAAGCATCAGGCGGCAAGGGACGCCAAGCATCAGGCAACAAGGGACGCCAAGCATCAGGCAACAAGGGACGCCAAGCATCAGGCGGCAAGGGACGCCAAGCATCAGGCAACAAGGGACGCCAAGCATCAGGCAACAAGGGACGCCAAGCATCAGGCGGCAAGGGACGCCAAGCATCAGGCGGCAAGGGACGCCAAGCATCAGGCGGCAAGGGACGCCAAGCATCAGGCGGCAAGGGACGCCAAGCATCAGGCGGCAAGGGACGCCAAGCATCAGGCAACAAGGGACGCCAAGCATCAGGCGGCAAGGGACGCCAAGCATCAGGCGGCAAGGGACGCCAAGCATCAGGCAACAAGGGACGCCAAGCATCAGGCAACAAGGGACGCCAAGCATCAGGCGGCAAGGGACGCCAAGCATCAGGCGGCAAGGGACGCCAAGCATCAGGCAACAAGGGACGCCAAGCATCAGGCAGCAAGGGTCGCCAAGCATCAGGCGGCAAGGGACGCCAAGCATCAGGCAACAAGGGACGCCAAGCATCAGGCGGCAAGGGACGCCAAGCATCAGGCAACAAGGGACGCCAAGCATCAGGCGGCAAGGGACGCCAAGCATCAGGCAACAAGGGACGCCAAGCATCAGGCGGCAAGGGACGCCAAGCATCAGGCAACAAGGGACGCCAAGCATCAGGCAACAAGGGACGCCAAGCATcaggcggcaatggacgccaagcATCAGGCGGCAAGGGACGCCAAGCATCAGGCGGCAAGGGACGCCAAGCATCAGGCGGCAAGGGACGCCAAGCATCAGGCAACAAGGGACGCCAAGCATcaggcggcaatggacgccaagcATCAGGCGGCAAGGGACGCCAAGCATCAGGCGGCAAGGGACGCCAAGCATCAGGCGGCAAGGGACGCCAAGCATCAGCAACAAGGGACGCAAGCATCAGGCAACAAGGGACGCCAAGCATcaggcggcaatggacgccaagcATCAGCGGCAAGGGACGCCAAGCATCAGGCAACAAGGGAACGCCAAGGATCAGGCAACAAGGGTCGCCAAGCATCAGGCGGCAAGGACGCCAAGCATCAGGCAACAAGGGACGCCAAGCATCAGGCGGCAAGGGACGCCAAGCAACAGGCGGCAAGGGACGCCAAGGATCAGGCAACAAGGGACGCCAAGGATCAGGCAACAAGGGACGCCAAGCATCAGGCAACAAGGGACGCCAAGGATCAGGCAACAAGGGACGCCAAGCATCAGGCAACAAGGGACGCCAACCATCCAGCGGCAAGGGACGACAACCATCAGGCAACAAGGGACGCCAAGCATCAGGCAACAAGGGACGCCAACCATCAGGCAACAAGGGACGCCAAGGATCAGGCAACAAGGGACGCCAACCATCCAGCGGCAAGGGACGACAACCATCAGGCAACAAGGGACGCCAAGCATCAGGCAACAAGGGACGCCAACCATCAGGCAACAAGGGACGCCAAGCATCAGGTAGCAAGGGACGCCAAGCATCAGGCAGCAAGGGACGCCAAGCATCAGGCAGCAAGGGACGCCAAGCATCAGGCAACAAGGGACGCCAAGCATCAGGCAACAAGGGACGCCAAGCATCAGGCAACAAGGGACGCCAAGCATCAGGCCGCAAGGGACGCCAAGCATCAGGCGGCAAGGGACGCCAAGCATCAGGCCGCAAGGGACGCCAACCATCCAGCGGCAAGGGACGACAACCATCAGGCAACAAGGGACGCCAAGCATCAGGCAGCAAGGGTCGCCAAGCATCAGGCAACAAGGGACGCCAACCATCCAGCGGCAAGGGACGACAACCATCAGGCGGCAAGGGTCGCCAACCATCAGGCGGCAAGGGTCGCCAACCATCAGGCGGCAAGGGACGCCAACCATCAGGCGGCAAGGGACGCCAACCATCAGGCGGCAAGGGACGCCAACCATCAGGCGGCAAGGGACGCCAAAACTATCTGTCGACAAAAATCGCAAAAATCTAATGATAAATATCACAAGTCACCGACGGAAAGTATCTTGATAGGAAATGGTAATAGCGGCTGAGGAAGTTCTATCACCGGCGTTCATATCTGGCGAGAAAAATAACAGAACCCGCAAAATATCTTTTCCCCAAGTATGACGACGTAAGCGGTGACAACGAACAATGTAAATATGTGACCTCTTGTCAAGTCGCCCCTCTATGTGACCTCTTGTCAAGTCGCCCCTCTATGTGACCTCTTGTCATGTCGCCCCTCTATGTGACCTCTTGTCATGTCGCCTCTCTATATGACCTCTTGTCATGTCGCCCCTCTATGTGACCTCTTGTCATGTCGCCCCTCTATGTGACCTCTTGTCATGTCGCCCCACTATGTGACCTCTTGTCATGTCGCCCCTCTATGTGACCTCTTGTCATGTCGCCCCACTATGTGACCTCTTGTCATGTCGCCCCTCTATGTGACCTCTTGTCATGTCGCCTCTGGCCAACAGCGCCGAGTTACACCGGTTTATGACAAGGGCCAAAATATTTCTCATCCAGTAAagttgagtgtgtgagggagggtgaggccaGGATGTTTTGAGATTGGACTCGGATATACGGTTAGTATATTGTAAAGTGACTGTTTTTGAGGAACACACGatcattttaatatatttttccgAGAACTCGGCGAATCAAAATATTTTAGCAGAAAGGAACTATTGCGACAACgtgacatatatgttttatatagtGCTGACAAACACgacaacgtataaaatacttacagCTGAGACTGACTTTAGTACGTAGTATAGTGCAGGTTAAATTTAACAATATGAGTGTCTTTTAACGTAAAACTTTTTAGGCGGAAATATATTTTGACGAAAGGGTGGTTACATGACAAGTAAGGGCTAGAGAAATAGTTGTTGATGAGAGAAATTATCAATTAAAAATATCTTGACAATGTAACAATAAAGGAGAATAATGGAAGTAGAGAGAAAGGAAGGACAAACACAGagataacaaaataaaaaatgaGACTAAAAAACACGGTCGTGATGATTTTCTCTTTATTTCATCGTTTCTCTATCCATTTCTTCGTAATTTTGTATCTCGCTTCCTACACGCCATCTTCCCTTCCTTTGGTTTACCCTCCGCCACACACCAACTATCCTCTCACTCTTAAAATATTTCCGCTCATCATCTCCGCCTGGCaccattatttttttaattatgcggggaaagcaccaagcaattacgactttataacacttggaagggatcaggacaaggatctgggacgaGACGGGGAAAGTAGTGTAAAGTAGAAAGTAgtacccaatcacttggacggtcggggattgaacgccggccagcatgaagcgagaccgtcgctctaccgtccagtcaaagtcGTTGGAGCCTGGCACCAAAGAACTCAAAACGTATTCTCGACAACGGCCGAGAATGATCAATGAAGAATGATCACACT
Proteins encoded in this window:
- the LOC123769400 gene encoding axoneme-associated protein mst101(2)-like, producing MFVLGRIRDLLVDQRLAINPLPSTTHQRNYCLRGKELRCQYFTGNYVSHSTCPAARDAKHQAARDAKHQAARDAKHQATRVAKHQAARDAKHQAARDAKHQATRVAKHQAARDAKHQAARDAKHQATRDAKHQATRVAKHQAARDAKHQAARDAKHQATRDAKHQATRDAKHQAARDAKHQATRDAKHQATRDAKHQAARDAKHQAARDAKHQAARDAKHQAARDAKHQAARDAKHQATRDAKHQAARDAKHQAARDAKHQATRDAKHQATRDAKHQAARDAKHQAARDAKHQATRDAKHQAARVAKHQAARDAKHQATRDAKHQAARDAKHQATRDAKHQAARDAKHQATRDAKHQAARDAKHQATRDAKHQATRDAKHQAAMDAKHQAARDAKHQAARDAKHQAARDAKHQATRDAKHQAAMDAKHQAARDAKHQAARDAKHQAARDAKHQQQGTQASGNKGRQASGGNGRQASAARDAKHQATRERQGSGNKGRQASGGKDAKHQATRDAKHQAARDAKQQAARDAKDQATRDAKDQATRDAKHQATRDAKDQATRDAKHQATRDANHPAARDDNHQATRDAKHQATRDANHQATRDAKDQATRDANHPAARDDNHQATRDAKHQATRDANHQATRDAKHQVARDAKHQAARDAKHQAARDAKHQATRDAKHQATRDAKHQATRDAKHQAARDAKHQAARDAKHQAARDANHPAARDDNHQATRDAKHQAARVAKHQATRDANHPAARDDNHQAARVANHQAARVANHQAARDANHQAARDANHQAARDANHQAARDAKTICRQKSQKSNDKYHKSPTESILIGNGNSG